CCCGAAGGGCGCCCAGGAGGGCGAGCTGACCTTCGTGGCCGGGCACCCGGGCAGCACCTCGCGCCTGGCCACGGTGGCCCAGCTCCTCTTCCAGCGCGACTACTCCGTGCCCGAGCGCCTCCTCGTCCTGGCCGAGCTGCGCGGACTGCTCAACGAGTTCCAGAAACGGGGGCCGGAGCTCTCCCGCATCGCCAATGCCCTCAAGCTCGAGATGGAGAACTCGTACAAGGCCCAGGTGGGCCGGCGCGAGGCGCTCGTCGATCGGGACTTCTTCGCGAAGAAGGTGGCCGAGGAGCAGAAGCTGCGCGACTGGGTGAAGGCGGAGCCCGGGCGGCAGAAGCGCTTTGGCCAGGCCTGGGACGAGATCGCCCGGGCCACGGACGTGCTGCGCGACATGCGCATCCGGCTGCGGTTGTTGGAGCAGCGCGCCGGGGCGGAGTCGGACCTCTTCGATTACGCGCGTCTGCTCATCCGCTCGGCCGAGGAGCGCTCCAAACCCAACGAGCAACGGCTGGAGGAGTACGCCGAGGCGCGCAGGCCCCAGCTGGAGCAGGTGCTCTTCAGCCCCGCCCCCGTCTATCCCCAGCTGGAGGAGGCGCTGCTCTCCTTCTATCTGACGAAGCTGCGCGAGCAGCTCGGGCCGGATGACCCCGTGGTGAAGAAGGTGCTGGGCAAGCAGTCGCCGGAGGCACTCGCGCGCAAGCTGGTGGCCGGTACGAAGCTGGCCAGCCCCCAGGTCCGCCGCCAGCTCTACCAGGGTGGTCCGGAGGCCCTGCGTGCCTCGAAGGATCCGATGCTGGAGCTCGTCCGCTCCCTCGATGAGGAGGCTCGCGCCATCCGCGACCGCTACGAGCAGCAGGTGGCGTCCGTCTTCGACAGGAACGGCGAGCTGATCGCCCGCGCCCGTTTCGAGGCCTACGGCACCAGCGCCTATCCGGATGCCACCTTCACGCTCCGTCTGTCCTTCGGTCAGGTGAAGGGCTACGTGGAGGAGGGAAGGACGGTGGAGCCCTTCACGCGGTTCGCCGGCCTCTATGAGCGCGCCACCGGCGAGGATCCCTTCCGCCTGCCCGCCTCCTGGGTCCAGGCCAGGACCCGCCTGGAGCTCCAGACGCCGTTCGACTTCGTGTCCACCAACGACATCATCGGGGGCAACTCGGGCTCGCCCATCTTCAACAAGGACGCGGAGATCGTCGGCATCGTGTTCGACGGCAACATCCAGTCCCTGGGCGGAGAGTACGGGTTCGACGAGTCCGTCAACCGCACCGTGTCCGTCCACAGCCAGGGCATCGTCGAGGGGCTGCGCGACGTCTACAACGCCCGCAGGCTGCTGGAGGAGCTTGGCCAGGGTGGGGGCGGGTAGGCCGGGGAGCGCGAAAAACCCCGCGATTCCAGGCACTATGTCCGCGCGCTGGAATCGTCTGGGAGGACTTCGAATGAGGCGGATGGCCTTCGGTTGCCTGTTGTTGCTCGCGGCGTTGTCGGGGTGTTCGTCACGGTTCGTGGACTTCGCCCCGGACGAGGAGGCCGTCTACGCGCAGCCCGTCGAAGAGGTCTGGCCCCAGGTGCGCGCCTGGTTCGCGTCGAACGGCTTCACCGTCCGGGACACCGAGGGCGTGGCCTCGCTGGAGACGGAGTGGCGCGAGGAGTTCGTCGGCTCGCGGATCGCCGGCTACTGGCACCGTTACCTGGTCGTCGCCCAGCCCGAGGGCCCCCGCGGTTGCAAGGTGGTCATCACCCGGCAGACTCGCAGCGCCAACACGGCGCTGAAGGCCCCGGGGAGTCAGATCGTCTGGAGCGTGGATGGGCGCACCCAGGACAACCCCACGGGCTTCGGCAGCGAGGCGGCCCTCACGGAGTCGCTGCGGCAGGCGGGCGGTGATGCCGCCGTCCAGGGCCAGTCCCAGCAGACCGCCCGGGACCTGGTGATGGAGTGGAAGCTGTTCCGGAAGCTCTCTCCGGTGCTCGCCCAGAATGCGAGGAAGTCCAGCGACACGCCCGAGGTGAAGGTGACGCGGGAGGCCGACATCGAGTGCGGCGTGCCCATCCTGGGGCTGGGCAAGGTGGTGCGCCCCGGCAACGTGGTGCTGATGGGCGAGCTGCACGGCACGCAGCAGGTGCCGCACTTCGTCTCCCAGGGGACGTGCCAGGCGCTCCTCCAGGGCATCCCCGTGACGGTGGGCCTGGAGGTGCCGGTGGAGAACCAGGAGCGGCTCCGGACCTTCCTGTCCAGCGCGGGCAGGCCGGAGGACTGGGCGAAGCTGATGGAGAGCTCCTTCTGGCGCAGCCCGTACCCGGATGGCCGCAACAGCGAGGCCGTGGTCTGGCTCATCGAGTCCCTGCGCAAGCTGCGCGGCCAGGGGCTGGACGTGGAGGTCTTCGCCTTTGATCACCCGGCCCTCGACGGAGAGGCGCGTGAGGAGGCCATGGCGAAGACGGTGTTGGAGATGGCCGGTGGCGCCTCCAAGCGGGCGGTGCTGGTGCTCAGCGGCAACCTCCACCCCCGTCAGGTGAAGGGGCTGCCGTGGAGCGCGGACTACCGCCCCATGGGCCTGCGCGTGGCGGAGCGGCTGCCGAGGGTGTTCTCGCTGGACATCGCCTACAAGAGCGGCACGGCGTGGATCTGCGCCGTGGACGGGCAGCAGAAGCTGGATTGTGGCGTGAAGCCGGCCAAGGGCCAGGACAACGGGGAGCGCTACTTCGTGCACCTCTTCGACGGCCGCAACGGGCAGGGCTACCACGGCATCTTCTACGTGGGCACGGTGTCCGCCTCTCTGCCGGCGGTGTACCAGGGGGTGGAGCCCGCGGGGGACGCCCAGGCCTCCACGCCTCCGTCCCAGCCCGCCAGGTAGACACTCCCCGGCGGGGGCCCCGCGTTTCCTGTGGCGGGCCCCGGCGGCGGCGCTAGCCTGGAGGCGATGATTCCCTCCGATACCGATGCCGCCGCCAACGACCTGCTGGCCTATATCGACGCCTCGCCCACGCCCTACCACGCGGTGCGCGAGACGATCCGCCGCCTCACCGCCCAGGGCTACCGCGCCCTGGACGAGCGCGAGTCCTGGGACCTGAAGCCCGGCGACAAGGTGTACGTCACCCGCGGGGACACCAGCATCGCCGCCTTCCACCTGGGCACCACACCCGTGGACCGCGCCGGCTTCCGCCTGGTGGGCGCCCATACCGACTCGCCCAACCTGCGCCTCAAGCCCAACGCGCAGGTGCAGCGCTCCGGCTACCACCAGCTCGGGGTCGAGGTGTACGGCGGCGTCCTCTTCAGCACCTGGCTGGACAGGGACCTGTCCCTCGCCGGCCGCCTGGTGACGGCGAAGGACGGCCGCCTCGCGCACCACCTGGTGGACTTCCGCCGCCCCCTGCTGCGCATCCCCAACCTCGCCATCCACCTCAACCGCTCCGTCAACACCGACGGCCTCAAGCTCAACGCCCAGGACCACCTGGTGCCGGTGCTCGCCCTGGAGCGCTCGGGCGCG
This Archangium lipolyticum DNA region includes the following protein-coding sequences:
- a CDS encoding S46 family peptidase, whose translation is MTRLLAVLLLLVAGLARADEGMWTFNNFPADVVKARYGFAPDKAWLEKVRLSAARLAGGCSASFVSPNGLVMTNHHCVSDCVQQLSTAKSDYIAKGFYAATAQQERQCPAMEVNKLLEISDVTEAVTKATQGKEGAAFRDAQRAEIARLEKACATATDVRCDVVTLYQGGMYNLYKYQRFQDVRLVFAPEEAIAFFGGDPDNFEFPRYAYDVSFVRVYQDGKPAKLDHWLRWSPKGAQEGELTFVAGHPGSTSRLATVAQLLFQRDYSVPERLLVLAELRGLLNEFQKRGPELSRIANALKLEMENSYKAQVGRREALVDRDFFAKKVAEEQKLRDWVKAEPGRQKRFGQAWDEIARATDVLRDMRIRLRLLEQRAGAESDLFDYARLLIRSAEERSKPNEQRLEEYAEARRPQLEQVLFSPAPVYPQLEEALLSFYLTKLREQLGPDDPVVKKVLGKQSPEALARKLVAGTKLASPQVRRQLYQGGPEALRASKDPMLELVRSLDEEARAIRDRYEQQVASVFDRNGELIARARFEAYGTSAYPDATFTLRLSFGQVKGYVEEGRTVEPFTRFAGLYERATGEDPFRLPASWVQARTRLELQTPFDFVSTNDIIGGNSGSPIFNKDAEIVGIVFDGNIQSLGGEYGFDESVNRTVSVHSQGIVEGLRDVYNARRLLEELGQGGGG